The Colius striatus isolate bColStr4 chromosome Z, bColStr4.1.hap1, whole genome shotgun sequence DNA window GGGCTGCCTGcaggctctgtgctgcagccctggctcagCCTCTGCcgcggcgggcgctggggcAGCGTGGTGCAGCTCACCATGGCCCTCTGTCCCGCTGCAGGAAGTGGAGGAGGACGACCCGGTGCCCGAGATCCGCAGGGATCACTTTGAGGAGGCCATGCGCTTCGCTCGCCGCTCCGTCAGTGACAACGACATCAGGAAATACGAGATGTTTGCACAGACCCTTCAGCAGAGCCGCGGCTTTGGCAGCTTCAGGTACTGTGGCGGGgggcagggcagcagggcaCCTTTCTGCTCCACTCTGGGGAATGGGCCCTTCTTCCCCATGCACAGCGGGGTGAGGGCAGGCTCTCGGTCCTAAGCCACTGTGTTGTGCTCCCAGAGCCCGTCAGCCCTTTAACATGGAGACAGCCCTGTCAGCCGCTTGTCCGAGTGTCATGTCTCTCTCCTGCCTGTCCCACTTGGCAACAGGGTGTTGGCATGTAGGGAGGAGGCCGTGGCCAGCTGCAAAGGGGCCTTTTTGAGCAGCATGTGTCCTGTGTCTGTGCGTGCAGGTTCCCGTCGGGCACCCAGGGCGGCAGCGGGACCAGCCAAGgcccaggaggcagcagcgggGGCAACGTCTACAGCGAAGACAACGACGACGATCTCTACGGTTAACCCGCTGCCCTCGGCGGACCAAACTCCACAGCAGGCCACGTTGTACAGGGGAAAATCCAACGTTTCAGTGGACTCTTGGCTTCTTCATTCCTCAGTCAGAACAGTGTAGCTGCACGTCAGACTTTGTACAGGGGATGTTTTTGGCAAACGCGAATGCAGACCAGTGTTCGGTGGGGAGGCAGACAGTTAACAAGGAGGGGAACCGACTTAATTTCTGAGAAATTTCTGTTCTAGTTTATGTGGCAGAATCAGCAGCTTTAGCAAAGGGTACAACGCTAgcctgtattaaaaaaaaaggaaaaatctccacaaaaataattgaaaaaaattaataaaaatcccacaaaaGGCTGCGCTGGCCCCGGCCCTTCCTTTGTGTCCTCTGCCCCGGGGCTGCTCCCCTTCACCCTGCCTCCAGCACAACCAccctgtctgtgctgcttctcctttctttgtgCTTCTGCCATGCTGCTTTACTTGcgttattttcccttttctgaacGTGACTGCTGTGCTGTGGGTGTTTAACGCGAGCAGGGCTTGGGACTGGGAGCTGGGCGCGTGGCTGGGGCCAGCAGGGATGGAGACTGAGGAGTTCTGCAACGTATTGGGTGGGTGGCACAAGAAGGCAACCTTCCCCCTCAGCCCTGGGAGTTGTCAGGGCCCTGGAGCTTGTGTGTCTGCCCCAAAATGGAGCAACTCTTGAAGGGTCCATGAAACCCACTGAGTTACAGGGGAGTCTCAAAATGGCAGGAGGACGGGGCTCTGCAGGGGCTTGGGTGGAGCTTGTGTCCAGGAATGGGGAGACACGCATTGAAATTGGAGCACAGTGTTTAAATAGCACAACTTCATGACTGTGGGGGGAAGTGGTTGGGCCCTGGGGGGATGGGGGCCCTCGGTGCTCTGTCCTACTTCAGTGCTTGGCTCTGtccctgtgccacagctccGACAGCACACGCTCCTGCGGGGCCTCCCATGCTGCCTGAGGCCCCATCCGGGGGGACCTCCAGTGCTTTCCCTTCCTTGCGCTGGGTTAACGGGCACCTGGAAGGTTTTACCCCAGACCTGCATCCTGGGCTTTGCTTTTCACCTACCTGGGAAGGGTTGGGGGAGGGTCTGTTGCACCCTTGCCCAGAGCTCTTCGTCCCCGCAGCCTTTTCCCCTACTCTGGCAGTTCTTCCTCCCTGCCAGTTTGGGACCATCATCACCCAACCATTGGTTGGGGGAAGATCCATCCTAGCTGGGTCAAGCAGGGCAGGGCATGGTGAGGGGCCTGTTCCAGCTGCCTCTCCTAAATGCAGTTGTTAAATACATCATAAGGGCTGAAAACCCTCATCTTTCTTCCCTGACACCCGTGGGATGTGGCTCCTAGTGGGGACAGCACCCATGGGACCTGAGAGCATCTGCCCCAGGACAGCTGGGGGGCTGAGGGTGTtcccctcagcagccagggagctTGTCTGGGGCCCTGCACCCTCCATGAAACCCCCCACAACCCCAAGAGAGCAGTTGGCATCAGAGGCTGAGTTTGGCCCAAGCCTGTGCCCGTTTAGGGGCCACCCACCACCACTTGCCAGCAGCCCCCCGGTAGCTGCGGGGGTGAGATCCATCTCCCCCCAcccagctccactgcccagCACGTTGCTGGGGGGATCCCAGGGGGCTGGAGGGAGAGCCAAaggggctgtgggctggggaTGGCGTGGGGCTAGGGGGATAGATGAGGGCAGCCCTTTCGTTGCCACCACGGTCGGCATCTCCCTGTGTCCCACCCCCGCCGGGACACCGTGTGGCCCCAGAACCGTGTCCCGTCGTGTCATTTCCCCCTCTCCGGGGACCTCTTCCGGGACCATCCGACCTCGCAGGGGCCGCATCTCAGGCCGGGCGGGTGCAGGCCCCCTAATCCGAGGGGCTGGGGCCCCCCCGCAGCACCAGCACCCCTCCCCGGCCCCGCAcccgccccgcgccggccccTGCGCTGCCGCCGGCAGAGGGCGGCCGGGTCCCGGCCCCCGCCGCTCGCACGGGCACCACGGGGTCCGAGGACACCCCCTCCCCATGGCTGGCCCTGCCTAGGGCATCCTTCCTCCGCGGGAACCCCGTGCTCCACGGACCTGCCCTCCCGGCTGATAGCCACTGCCCCGCGGGCATCCCTTCCCCGCAGCTGCTCGGTGCCACCATGGGCACAGACTCCGACAAGGTGCAGGAGCGGAACCGTTTGTTGTTCAAGCATCCCCTTTACTTTTACTCCCCCTTAGTTCCTTCTAATCAGGGCTGGTTTTGTTGAGTCTAATCAGGGCTGGTTTTGTTGAGTGgctttcagagcagctgtgctgataaCTTGTTTGCTTCTTGCATCTCCTGTTCAGGCGGGGGCTCCTCCAGTCAGCCACATGTGCACGCTGGGTTCTCACGCCAGTCCACTTCTTTCTCACActgagtcctgcatcttggttTCCTACAGTATTCCTGCTCCAAAGGCTCCCCACAGCCATCCCCTGCCCCATGAGCATCCCTTGCAGCACTGTCAGTCCCTCCTGGCCTGGGAGATGGGTGGGAAGGGGGGGgcgtctgtgtgtgtgtgtgtttctgtgtctcTGGGTCTGTGTGCATCTGCCCCATGAGTCTGCTCAGCCCATAAACTGCCCCCAGCCCTACTTGCTCTGTAGGCTTCAGGGACAGGTTTTTGTGGGTTGATTTCATGGCTCCGAGCTGTAGGGAGACTCGTCCTGGTACCATCAGCATTTGCCCTGGGTGCAACTTGTGCTACAGCCTTCTGCTTTGCTCCTGAGCACCCCTCCAAGAACAGCCTGGCACTGGCATGTCTCCAGCCTCCCTTCCTGAGCAGCCCGacttctccccagctgcaaCACACAGACCCTCCAACCCCAGCCCTGGCCCCGCTCTTGGCACTGCTAAGAGCACATTACGAGGGAGCTGCCGTTCCCTGTGACCCAACAGGTCATGCATTTGTTTCCTTCCTCACACTATCAGGCCCTGAAGGTCCTGTGAGCCACAGACAAACCAAACAGCTTTCTTCTTGCCCTCCCTTCCAGCCTCAAGTCTGGGTACCCCCTTCCTTACTGTCCTTGAAGGTCTCAGCGCAGAGCCTGATCCCTGCCTGAGCCAAGCCCCACGTTTCCCACCGCAGCACACCCCGAGgaaacaatgtatttttaaaatactttattttttttttctctcaatactgacattaaaaaataagaggaaaaaaaaaaaaaacaaaaaaccttacAAAAAATCCCACTATAAAACATTCAGGTCTCATTGAAACCGAGAAAAACAAGGCAGCTTGCGTCTGCGCGCTGGCCTGGTCTTCTCGCTCGCCATGTGCAACAGGTTTCTTTACATCGAGCTTCACAGGGACCAGTGGAGAGAACCGGTGGCATCCCCTTGCCCGCACGAGCCGGGCGATTGATTAAGCAGCGCCTAACGGGTCTCCTCGCCCTGCACGGTACCACTGTACAGCTGTACACCCGGCCCCTACGGACACCATGCCACCATCCCCTCGCCCCCAAGgaccccccctccctcccccaatTCAAGTcagtgtttttctcttttaaaaacccAGGATCCCCAGGGCGAGGGGGGGTGAGTACTTGGACAGGGGTCGGTTTTCTCGGCGGTGCGGTGCTGCAGCGGAAGAGGGGCCGTAGGAGCCCTCTCCCTGGGACAGAAACAGCTTTCCATCTGGCACGAGGCAGAGTGGGCCGGGAAAGataagaaatataaaaattctCCTGGTGGAAATccaaaggttttaaaaaaatacagcatttgaAAAGGAAGCCACCAAGCACATGGCCTCGCACTCCTCCCAGCTCCACCCCACTGCCCAGAGAGACTCCCTGAACAAACCGTCCCTGTAGAAAAATAGACACACCTGCCTGTCTCTTCTTACTGAAATCCCTAAGGCTGACCTCAAATGCTACAGAAACCTACGGCTCTGCTCACGCTTGGCTCCGCTTCTGCACCCAGACTCGTGCTACACCCACACCTCACCCCGGGGGCTTCGACAACAcagctcccccctcccccccaacaaaaaacccactcagggtgcagagaaaaaaaaactcttACCTAACGAGCTCTATATAtatgtactgaaaaaaaacccaaaccaaaagcaGCAATGGAAACTCAATGCATCTGAACAAGAAAAGCTCCATcctgggctctgccctggcGGTGGGCGCAGGCGGGTGCTGCCCccgggcaggggcaggaggccGGATGGGACCATCCCCATGTGCTCCTTTGTTTGGCACAGCTGAGGCTCGGCTGGAGCCTTGGCACGGGAGAGCGGGCCACGGTCGGACTCGGTACCGTGGTCCCAAGTGAGAAGCAGTCCGGCTAAAGTGGGGGGGTGGGTTGGGGTGAGCCACGGCCGCTACGGCCGCGACCCCAAACAGCAGCAAGTATCAAAgagtggggaaagagaaaaaacctaACAGCCAGATCCTGTGGAGTCCTATTTACACTACACCAGACCCCAGCAAGTCCAGCCTCTCGTGGGAAAAGTGGCCTGAAAAGCAAgtggcattaaaaaaaccccacaacgtGACGCGCCTCGCCGGGCAAAGGGCCCAGGCGCTCGCTTGTGCTGGAGTAGAAAACGGGCCAAGAGGGGcgggtggggagagggaggaagagcagggaggaggagggggcagTTGGGTAGGTTTTTATGGGCCAGGAAAGTGGTGTGAAggtgggttggttggtttttttttgcatttgaaagtGCTGTGGCACCTCTGCTCCGCGCAGGCCAGGTGCTGCGGCACGTGCGTCTGGAGGATATTGCTGCTTGGAGGAGAGTCCCGGGGCTCTAGGAGCACGGGAGGTGCTGCTTGAGGATCTGTCTCGTCTGCGGAGCTATTCTGTCCGGGAAGCGGATTTTGAACTCCACGATCAAGTCTCCTCGCTGGCTGGGGGCCTTGGGGAAGGGCAGCCCCTCACCGCGCAGCCGCTTCACTGTGCCCGGCTTGATGACATCGTTGCAGGGCAGCGGGATCACGCGCCCGTCGATGGTGGGAATGTTCACGGTGCAGCCGCACAAGGCctgtggggagagcagagcaCGTGCTGTCAGGTGGAGGCGAGGCACCCCGAAGCAGCCCGGTACGCTCCCTGCACCCCTACCCCCCCCGAGGTAAATCACCCtgcccacagagtcacagcacagaatggtggggcttggaagggagctcatccagtccaacctcctgctaaagcaggttcccttccgTCAGGGCagacaggaatgtgtccaggtgggtttggaaagcttcagagaaagagactccacacactccctgggcagagcctgtgccagggctctctcaccctgtTCCAGCAGaactccctgtgttccagcttgtgtctgttaccccttatcctgtcaccggccaccacagaaaacagactggctccatcctctcaacacctacCCTTTAGGCATTGATCAGCATTGtccccactcagtctcctccagcctgaaaAGCCCCAggaggtctcacagcctttcctcatcagagacaTGTTCCAGTCCCCCCCGTGTCTTCGCAGCCCTCTACTGGACACTGTCCAGGAGTTCTCTATCACTCccgagctggggagcccagaactagacaccgTACTACTTCAGCTGCCTCTGGATGATGCCCAAGAGCATCAGACAAAGCTCACCAGTGCAAACCCGGGTCTCTGCTGGTGCCACCCCAGCCTAACCACCATGAaactgggctgcaggagctgtgaagGCGAGAGGTACCCCAAGAGACGGGTGCACCAGCCTCATGGAGGGGAAAGgatccccttccccagcccttgGGCTCTCCAGGAGACACCACCAGCAAGTGCCCAGCCCCTCACAGCAACAGGACGGGTTAAATTTAGCCCCTTCCCTCGCAGCCCAGCCTCAGGCAgcccaaaaaaaaatccatcctcTGAGCTCATCGGATGCCACGGCAGTGATCAGCTGTCACCCGGCCTGCGCGGCCCGGCAGCTCTGCCCAGCGCTGGGGTTATCTATAGCACAGCCCCCGTCCCGCCccccctccagcagcccccagaaGGTTACGGCAGCACCGAGCGTGGTCCCAGCCCCACGGCCGTGCTGTGGGTGCCTCGCCGTGTGCCCCCCGCAGCAGCCGCACCAGCCTGCATTAGCGAGACACGTGACACCGGAATGCAGCAAGAAAATCCTCCTGTCCTTAAATAACTCAGACAGCTCCAGTGTACACGTGGGCAGCACCGTCTCCAGGCTTTCAAGcaagggctgggggagaggaaTGTGGAGCGATGCTTCTGGAAGAGGGGGGTGGGTTGCCAGGGGTACGGTCTCGAGCGTTCAGGCAGGGGGCTAGAGCAGGTTCGCCCCTTTGAGCTGGGCTTTGGGGGGTCACAGCTCTCCCAAACACCCTGcaaagggaagggaggaggaggcaatTGCTGTTTCTGGGGGAGATGGGGGCACGTTCTGCATCCCCCACCCCAAGAAAAGCCTTCAGTGGCAGAGCAGCAACAGACACCAGGAGAAACACCCCTCCTTCTTGTGTTGGAGTCTGGCTCGGGACCGATGGCTGCGACTTCTGTGGCTGAGCCCGGGCTCACGGGGTGACCTGGGCTGGAGAGCTCTGGAGAGCAGAGAACGGGAGAGATGGGGGCATCCCCTCGCACAGCTCATCTGCACAAGATCTCCTCCTGGGAAGCGTGTATTCCTAGGATGAGCTTCGCTGGCTGCATCGCCAGCCCTGTGCGAGCAGCAGGTGCCTGGATGGGCTTCCCGGGGTGAGCCGAAGGGCCACGCGCCCCTCACCAATTCCTTCCTGCCCCGTGCCCAGGAGAGCAcacccacagccacagcatGGGAAGGAGAACACAGAGCTCCCCGCGGGAGCACGCGGCCAGGACGGGAGGGAGCAGAGCGACGGGAGCGGGCGATGACAGCGAAGGCAGACGGGATCTTGGTGTTTCCTTCCGAGCGCCAAGGCGCGGGCAGGCGACGCGGCCGCTCCTCCGCCGTATGTCCCCGCCGCTCTTCCCTCCTGCTCGGCTCTGCTGGCATTTGGGAAGCGGGTGCTGAAACGGTGCCAGGGACGGCGGGAGCTGCCCTGCCTCCCGGAGAGAGGAGCGGGATGAAATCCCCCTCCCACACTCCAGAGCCCAGCGCCGCACCACCcgagcacagcagagcagagcagagcagagcacagcacagcacagaacagcacagaacagcacagcacagcacagcatagCACAGCATAGCACAGCAGTATCTGGGTCAGTGCCAGGTCCTCCTCCACTCGCAGCTGCCGGTGCTTCGAGGAAGGTGAGGGCAGGTAAcagaagcagagcaggagcttGCCGGGCAGCTCAGCCCACCCCCGGGGGGCACTCCtactccctcagcctccttcccACTGCCTGGTCATTTCCTCCCAGCTCGCATGTCCATGGGGAAGCCCTCAAACATCTCTGGCTTCTGCAGCAGTCGGGTGGCAACCAGCCCATGCTGCCTCAGTCAGGCTGGGGAAGTGGCACccagaggggctggaagggctaTTGCTCTGTGGcatggaagaggaggaggatgctcCCCTGAGGGCCTCCTGCCTGAGCACCAGCCCGTTTGCTCCCTACAACAGATGGGTACTGGCAAGACTCCCAAGGAACGAAGGGTGTGAGGTGAGTGCCCAAGGCTACATCCACAGGCCCAGGCGATGAAGTAGTCCATCACACAGTGAGGGGCTGGCACATGGAGATGGTGACCTCCTGGCACCTGCTTGTGCTCTGGGGCACTTAAGGTGCATCTTCCATGGAAGATAAGTGTGGCAAAGTGTCATCCTGCACAGGCAAGCAGTAGGCTGGCAACGGCAGCCAGTCTGGCAGCTCTCTGAGGAGGGAGGCCCAGCACCTTGGGTTTGTAGTGGGGGAGGACAGAGACCAGAAATCCCAGCTCAAAGAGATGAGGAATTTGCCCAGGCCAGCAGTTTTGTGCTTGGTGCAGCACCACACAAACCAAACGCCAGCACACACGTCTTCTCATGGGGGCCATGGGTGCCTGCCACCAGCAACAGCAACGTGAAGCTAGAGCAGGCTTCTCCCCTTGTCCCTCCAGGCAACAGCCCCCTCCAGCCCGCGCAGTGCCAAGGCTATCTGGGCACCCACACAGCCACCTCAGGGGGTTAACTTTACAGACAGGGGAGCGCACAGAAGGAAACATCTGAGATACGGCACGCATGGGTCCATAAATAAGGCAGGCCCTCCCGTGTATTTCTGGAGCAGCCACCACAGGAATAAACCTCTGCACTTTGCACCACCAGGGAAATTCAGGTCCTGAGCCTGCAGGTTAACTTGAGCTGAgtctgctgcaggagcaggctgctccctgcccccagcacacctggccacagccccagctgggGCGCAGAGCGGCCGTGAAGCTCTCCCGACTCTCTGGCACACCGATGAGCTCACGTTTCCCTACCTCAGGCCTGGCCTGTTGAGCTTATTTCTATTAAACCCATTTTGAGAACATAAATCTGTCtttgggggaaagaaagaatttaaaaaggATGTCATTAAGAAGACAGAGAGCGTCTGCAGGCtgaaaggaacagcaaatggCAGCTGCCAAAAGCGTCAGTGTTAAAAGCAGCTGCCAGCTGGGGTTTATTAAAAGGTAGctatgcagcagcagcagcgagcGGCACATCTCATACTGGGGTACCCTCCCCTTCCGCTCCCACCTCCAGCAGGCAGGACTGCTGGCTCTGGGGCCTCCAGCTCCGCCGCCCCCGGGCCAGGCAGCCTGCCTCTGCTGGGCTTTGCTCACCGCCTGGATGTTCCACTTCTTTGGTCCTTTCTCTAGGAAAGCCAGCAGCAAGCTGCAGCTTTGCTCAAGGAGGGGGAGGTACCACCCTTCTCCATCTCTCTCCCATGGGAAGAGGCATCCGGTGCCAGCCCGGACAGATCCTAAGCCACAGCAGGCTCAGCCATGGGAACAAGCAGGGACCAGGCTGATGCCAGCCAGCTAGGGTTCTCCCTTGCCCCTGCAGAGGATCTGTGCTCTCTTGCACATGTGAATACCCTACACTAAAGTGAAAGGATAAGATATGTGGGGAGGAAGAAAATGGATAAATACCACTGGTATTGGCTCAAGAGGCGAGGTATGTTCAGACCCCATTTCCAGGCTGAGCACCGCCAAACCCAGCAGGAGATggcctctgcagctctctctgCAAAAGGTCTTTGCTCATGTTTCTCGCGACCTACCTGGTCCTTCCTCGTGGGCGCAGGAGAAGGGCTGGTTCTCCTCTCGGTTGTCTGTGCCGTGACCCAGggccaccccccaccccccataGGCCTTCCCACCCCTACCCACCTCTTTAAGACTGATGTTTGCCGTGTAGACCACATTCGTCCCGTCCCTCTTGAAGTGCGAGTGAGGCTTGTCCTTGAGGATGAAGACGATGTCGGCGGGGATGTTGTCTGGGGTGGCGTCCCCTTCTTTGGGGAAGGTGATTTTGGTTCCCTCCTTCCAACCCCGCTTGATGACAATGTTTAGGATCTTGTCCTCAGTCCGCACGGTCCGGCCATCGGCGCTGACCCTTCTGCGTGTGATCTTCATCCTCTTGGTGGAACCGTGGTAGATCTCCTCCAGGGACACCTTGAGCTCGTGGATGACGGGCGGGTCTTGGACCTTCCTCCGCGTGTGCAGGGACTCTTGGTGCCGCCGGTGAACCCCGTTGATGCCATTGAAGCCGAACCGGCTGAAGGCACTGAAAGGGTCGTCATCGTCGTCCATATCCATGTCATCCTGGTCAAAGCCATTGAACATCCGGGAGCGGCTGCTGGCGAAGAAGATGTCGAAAGGGTTGGAGCCTCCGAAGAAGGAGGCGAAGGTGGCGTGTGGGTCTCCGTGGAAGGTGTAGTGGAAAGTGTTCCCTGAGCCACCTGAAGAGCCACCTCCAGTTTTGAGACCTGGCAGAGAAAGGGGGAAGAACCAGACGTGAATGCTGCCCGTTGGCAGATGCCGTGCCGGGTCTGTGCTTTCCGGGGCGGTGGTATGGTCTGTGCCCTCCCAGAGTGGCCTAGAGATGCACCTCaccccctccagcccagctccctgcgTAGGCCAGAAGACACCGCCTCAACCCGTGACAACACAGTCCTGTCCCCACATCCAGCAAGCTCAAAATCCCCACAAAGGTTTTGTCCTTGCCAGATCCCTACTGAAGCCCTTCTTTGGTTCTTCTCCACTCAATTCATGGCCTTTTCATTTGTAAGCACCTCCTGTCCAGCCCATCTCCATTTTTCACCGTAAGCAGCCCCCCTTCTGCCCAAATAGCTTTGTCCCTCTGACTGTACCGATGGCCACAGGCCAGGAGCATCGTGTCCTGCGGGTGAGGACAAGCTTTGAGCAGGTGAGGGTCAGCAGACCAGCACACAGACTGTATGAAACAAATGCCAAGTAAGCTCAAGGTCTGCATCTCTTGGCAACCATTCCCCTGGGAAGCTTGGGTCCCAGGCTGAGCCTCACACCACTGCAACTCCCCCAAAGTCCCAAGCAGTCAAGGTGCAGGACAAGTGGAGACTCCTGCAGAGaggtcacacacacacactctgcaATGCAGTTTTTGACCAGGAAAGCTGGGAAGGGTTAAGCTAAGCCTAGCTCAAGGACTCTTTTCAGGGCACAAGGGTGACAGTGAAGGGCTATTTCTTACAGTTTGTCCCTGCAAAAGGCTATTTCTGACAGGGGGTCCCTCAGGAGACCTGCAGGAGGGGGACAAGGTGCTGGAGGGGGACAAGGTGCAAGGCAGCCTGTGGGACCCAGAAGCCACTCTGAATGCTGATGCCCAAGATGCGTTGCTCCAAAGAATGTCATTTGATGGGAGATAAGAGGTGTCGGGGCCACAGACCACGTCTGGTCTGACCCTAGTGGGGCAAGGAGGGGGATGctcttccctcaccctcatgtCAGGTGCCTTCAGGTGATTACGGGGATTTCCAAATCCCCAGCGAGCCCCTGTTCCTAACAGACTGTTCAGCCAAGAGTTTTCACCTCTAATCCCATGACGCCAGCCTGAGCAGGGTCCAATTTCAGTGTCCCTCTGAGAGGGGGAAGGCTGGTTTCCTACTTGAGACAGCCTCTTCTCATTTTATGGAGTGGCAaactgcagtgcctggtgcATGCATCATGGCCCTGACATAACAGGTTGAGCATTAACCCACTGCTGGTTAATTGTGCTGGTGTCTCGTGAGGGGATGCACCTGGTCCGGGGGCTGCCTCTTCCAcccagcagccagctcctgccagaCCTCTCCTGCTCTTTTAAGCACCCAAGCCCGAGGCTGATTAATGCAGATGCTATTCGCACTCTCCTCGAATGGGGTTGTGCTCTTCCATCTTCGACTAATAAGGCCGCCTGCACTGGagcagctctcctcctcctcctccctgccaacGCCAGACAACAGCAGCCGCTTGGTTTCAAAACAAGGACCTATTACTTAAATTGGGAAAAGCTTTGAATGCTCTAGGTCAGCCTATACTGGGAGAGGACAGTGGGACCAGTGCCCACGTGCGGGGGGGAACGTGGGCAAAAGTAGCACCTCTCTGCTGGGGTATTTAGGTCAGTTAAGGGGTCGATAACGAATTACTCCAGGTATGAGCCAGCAGGTGAGCTCCTTCTGCTCTCATTGTCTCAGAAGGCTGCTGAGGTTTGAggcagagggcagggagagcctAGCCACTCCGCGGAGCAGGGTGATGAGTTGGAAAAGCGGGGCAGCCCAGGGAGAAGAGGGATGAGAGGTGATTCCCAGCATCCGCAGAGCCTTGGCTCCTTCCCTTTCTGTGGCCCCTAGCCCTGTTTCAGCCCCAGGGGCAGGCAGGAACCACAGGAACACCTCTGCCCGAGAACACTCCCCCTGTAAAAAACGCTTTGGGCCCCACATCCCTGTCCCCAAGCCGGCAGCACCTGCCCCTTACCTTCCTCCCCGTACTGGTCGTAGACAGCTCGCTTCTTGGGGTCACTCAGGACGTCGTAGGCCTCCGCGATCTCCTTGAACTTCTCCTCGGCGTTGGGGTCTTTATTCTTATCGGGGTGATACTTCAGGGCCATTTTGCGGTAGGCTTTCTTGATTTCATCCTCGTTGGCGCTGCTCTGGATACCCAAAATCTTGTAATAGTCCTTCCCCATGACGGCGACGCTGCCGGGAGACGAGTACTTATTCCTGAAAGCACAGAGACAGCTCTTGGTGGGGTGaatgcagggcagaggggagggggctgcagccagggacGGGACCACCACGCACTTATCGCGGAG harbors:
- the DNAJB5 gene encoding dnaJ homolog subfamily B member 5 — encoded protein: MGKDYYKILGIQSSANEDEIKKAYRKMALKYHPDKNKDPNAEEKFKEIAEAYDVLSDPKKRAVYDQYGEEGLKTGGGSSGGSGNTFHYTFHGDPHATFASFFGGSNPFDIFFASSRSRMFNGFDQDDMDMDDDDDPFSAFSRFGFNGINGVHRRHQESLHTRRKVQDPPVIHELKVSLEEIYHGSTKRMKITRRRVSADGRTVRTEDKILNIVIKRGWKEGTKITFPKEGDATPDNIPADIVFILKDKPHSHFKRDGTNVVYTANISLKEALCGCTVNIPTIDGRVIPLPCNDVIKPGTVKRLRGEGLPFPKAPSQRGDLIVEFKIRFPDRIAPQTRQILKQHLPCS